The Daucus carota subsp. sativus chromosome 7, DH1 v3.0, whole genome shotgun sequence genome window below encodes:
- the LOC108195253 gene encoding uncharacterized protein LOC108195253: MASTHNNLRNSCSFPYILLSVLNFILFILSATSLVPTIALKMPPTSLGLAFLMVSSISLLSSFLGFYSHLAHFCFLTHVSLLLASCTGQLLGILALFTKEKSSLSMLKSDRDPKEAKLLVRLECGIFMAMFVMQLAVVVITCAVHSCWVREYEDIEAEKEALAQKRSRRVARVQEESIANALKISEIKAKELDEKMKVKYGLWVKNDFEG, encoded by the coding sequence ATGGCTTCAACTCATAACAACCTTAGAAACTCATGTTCTTTTCCTTACATTCTTCTCTCTGTCCTTAATTTCATTCTCTTCATTCTCTCTGCAACATCTTTAGTTCCCACTATAGCCCTTAAAATGCCGCCAACTTCATTGGGTTTAGCCTTCCTCATGGTTTCCTCCATCTCACTCTTGTCATCTTTCTTGGGTTTTTACTCTCACCTTGCTCATTTTTGCTTCTTGACACATGTTTCCCTTCTCCTAGCTTCATGCACTGGACAATTACTTGGCATTTTGGCCTTGTTTACGAAAGAAAAATCGAGTCTTTCGATGCTAAAGTCGGATAGGGATCCGAAAGAGGCTAAATTGTTGGTAAGACTGGAATGTGGGATTTTTATGGCAATGTTTGTGATGCAGTTGGCTGTTGTAGTAATAACTTGTGCTGTGCATAGCTGTTGGGTAAGAGAGTACGAGGATATTGAGGCTGAGAAGGAGGCATTAGCCCAGAAGAGGAGCCGGAGAGTCGCGAGAGTGCAGGAAGAATCTATTGCAAATGCTTTGAAGATTTCTGAGATTAAAGctaaagaattggatgagaaGATGAAGGTTAAGTATGGTCTCTGGGTCAAAAATGATTTTGAAGGCTAA
- the LOC108193975 gene encoding uncharacterized protein LOC108193975 isoform X2: MDSGSNVEEPKSWDELYTLDLMPSELFLKFRKEIQGFRVGVNMEFYNAPSNEFESKLVLKPLANDRQWKFMYAPLHHDVRLMSKKIPVTNFLNLQVGVGHSFGLNSTGLNWKLSTCLGGDGLSRIRNKTSLGLCPGVDLRFAWKADYVLPEFDGALGTGKPLFNMNSGSLHASLDRVELILTHTTEYVLNNQVPEDVKSQPTGCLDVESS, from the exons ATGGATTCGGGTTCGAATGTAGAAGAGCCCAAGTCATGGGATGAATTATACACACTTGATTTAATGCCATCTGAGCTGTTTCTTAAGTTCAGGAAGGAGATTCAGGGATTTCGTGTTGGTGTTAACATGGAG TTCTACAATGCTCCAAGTAATGAGTTTGAGTCCAAGCTCGTTTTAAAGCCCTTGGCCAATGATAGACAGTGGAAATTTATGTATGCACCTTTACACCATGATGTGCGTTTGATGTCTAAGAAGATTCCAGTAACAAACTTTCTGAATCTCCAG GTAGGTGTGGGTCACAGTTTCGGTTTAAATTCAACTGGTTTGAACTGGAAGCTTAGTACATGTTTGGGTGGAGATGGCCTATCCCGGATCCGGAATAAAACATCACTTGGTTTGTGCCCTGGTGTGGATTTACGTTTTGCATGGAAAGCAGACTATGTTCTTCCAGAATTTGATGG GGCTCTTGGCACTGGTAAACCGTTGTTCAACATGAACTCAGGAAGTTTACATGCATCACTTGATAGAGTTGAGCTGATCTTAACCCATACAACAGAATACGTTTTAAATAATCAG GTCCCAGAAGACGTTAAAAGTCAACCAACAGGTTGCTTGGATGTAGAAAGTTCATGA
- the LOC108193975 gene encoding uncharacterized protein LOC108193975 isoform X1: MDSGSNVEEPKSWDELYTLDLMPSELFLKFRKEIQGFRVGVNMEFYNAPSNEFESKLVLKPLANDRQWKFMYAPLHHDVRLMSKKIPVTNFLNLQVGVGHSFGLNSTGLNWKLSTCLGGDGLSRIRNKTSLGLCPGVDLRFAWKADYVLPEFDGALGTGKPLFNMNSGSLHASLDRVELILTHTTEYVLNNQYCTFNTIIVYLHFNSTPSATLYGSTQTEGNLEEQYYNRRFLK, from the exons ATGGATTCGGGTTCGAATGTAGAAGAGCCCAAGTCATGGGATGAATTATACACACTTGATTTAATGCCATCTGAGCTGTTTCTTAAGTTCAGGAAGGAGATTCAGGGATTTCGTGTTGGTGTTAACATGGAG TTCTACAATGCTCCAAGTAATGAGTTTGAGTCCAAGCTCGTTTTAAAGCCCTTGGCCAATGATAGACAGTGGAAATTTATGTATGCACCTTTACACCATGATGTGCGTTTGATGTCTAAGAAGATTCCAGTAACAAACTTTCTGAATCTCCAG GTAGGTGTGGGTCACAGTTTCGGTTTAAATTCAACTGGTTTGAACTGGAAGCTTAGTACATGTTTGGGTGGAGATGGCCTATCCCGGATCCGGAATAAAACATCACTTGGTTTGTGCCCTGGTGTGGATTTACGTTTTGCATGGAAAGCAGACTATGTTCTTCCAGAATTTGATGG GGCTCTTGGCACTGGTAAACCGTTGTTCAACATGAACTCAGGAAGTTTACATGCATCACTTGATAGAGTTGAGCTGATCTTAACCCATACAACAGAATACGTTTTAAATAATCAG TACTGTACTTTCAATACTATCATCGTCTATTTGCATTTTAACTCAACGCCGTCGGCAACACTTTACGGAAGTACACAAACTGAGGGGAATCTTGAAGAGCAGTATTATAACCGTAGGTTTTTGAAGTAA
- the LOC108193818 gene encoding protein OXIDATIVE STRESS 3 LIKE 2-like has product MSIAIESNRMDRSGFDDTMSFKAIYDSSDSGDRRAADDDDSCSSSSIGKNSDVSGGGQSDSGDGDGEVQSSFKGPLDCLDSLEEVLPIKRGISNFYSGKSKSYTSLSDVSSCSSIKDIVKQEDAYTRKRKNLLAHSNYFDRSRNGNLGSSSGISKRLANSSRSSIALSAMVSSSESNNSSECLGSNSSSPTPSLPPLPPNGRRSKSPNNGLMASPPTPERKFSPWRSFSLSDLQHAATATTESALVNNKRSFVEE; this is encoded by the exons ATGTCGATTGCGATTGAGAGTAATAGAATGGATCGTTCAGGCTTTGATGATACGATGTCGTTTAAGGCGATCTATGATTCTTCAGATTCCGGCGATCGGAGGGCGGCGGATGACGACGATTCGTGTAGTTCGTCTTCGATTGGGAAGAACAGTGACGTCAGCGGTGGAGGACAGTCGGACTCCGGCGACGGCGACGGCGAAGTTCAGAGCAGTTTTAAAGGGCCGTTGGATTGTTTGGACTCGCTTGAAGAGGTTTTGCCTATAAA GAGAGGTATATCGAATTTCTATAGTGGAAAATCAAAGTCTTACACAAGCCTCTCGGATGTTTCGTCTTGCTCCTCTATTAAAGATATTGTGAAGCAGGAAGATGCCTACACTAGGAAGCGTAAGAACTTGCTTGCACACAGTAATTATTTTGACAGGAGCCGGAATGGCAATTTGGGAAGCAGCAGTGGCATATCAAAGAGGCTTGCTAACTCGAGCAGAAGCTCTATAGCTCTGTCTGCTATGGTAAGCAGCTCAGAGAGTAATAATAGCAGCGAATGCCTCGGTTCAAATTCATCATCACCTACTCCAAGTTTACCTCCCCTGCCTCCGAATGGTAGAAGATCAAAGTCACCTAATAATGGATTGATGGCATCACCTCCAACACCTGAACGCAAATTTTCTCCGTGGAGGTCATTTTCTCTCTCTGACTTGCAACATGCTGCAACTGCTACTACAGAATCTGCCTTGGTAAATAATAAAAgaagttttgtggaggaatga